Proteins from a single region of Coregonus clupeaformis isolate EN_2021a chromosome 35, ASM2061545v1, whole genome shotgun sequence:
- the LOC121551393 gene encoding dual specificity tyrosine-phosphorylation-regulated kinase 1A isoform X1, with translation MHTGGETSACKPSSVRLAPSFSFHAAGLQMAAPMPHSHQQYSERHQQTTDPSVPALPYSEQAQQSIASQVTPDVVMLQRRMPQCFRDPSSAPLRKLSIDLIKTYKCINEVYYAKKKRRHQQGQGDDSSHKKERKVFNDGYDDDNYDYIVKNGEKWMDRYEIDSLIGKGSFGQVVKAYDRVEQEWVAIKIIKNKKAFLNQAQIEVRLLELMNKHDTEMKYYIVHLKRHFMFRSHLCLVFEMLSYNLYDLLRNTNFRGVSLNLTRKFAQQMCTALLFLATPELSIIHCDLKPENILLCNPKRSAIKIVDFGSSCQLGQRIYQYIQSRFYRSPEVLLGMPYDLAIDMWSLGCILVEMHTGEPLFSGANEIDQMNKIVEVLGVPPNYILDQAPKARKFFEKMSDSTWGAKKTKDGKRYKPPGTRKLHSILGVEAGGPGGRRAGESGHTVADYLKFKDLILRMLDYDPKSRIQPYYALQHSFFKKTADEGTNTSSSVSTSPALEQSQSSGTTSSTSSSSGGSSGTSTSGRARSDPTHQHRHSGGHFSASVQVMDCENLCPQARQPFPPPVGWAGGEGVQTVTVETHPVQETTFHVPPQAPKAIHPLAPGNSSSTHHHHHHGHHHHGHHHPHGQQGLPARPRPRLYRSPTNSASTENSMEVVHGHLSMTSLSSSASSSSTSSSSTGAQGNQAYQLRPLPANAALDFGRNGSMTMGLGAFSNPRQETGMAAHPTYPMGMRQGIDREESPMAGVCVQQSSVASS, from the exons GTGACCCCTGATGTTGTCATGTTACAGAGGCGCATGCCCCAGTGCTTTCGCGACCCGTCCTCGGCTCCCCTGAGGAAGCTCTCTATTGACCTGATCAAAACCTACAAATGTATCAATGAG GTATACTATGCAAAAAAGAAGCGGAGACACCAACAGGGCCAGGGCGACGACTCCAGTCACAAAAAGGAGAGGAAGGTCTTCAACGATGGCTACGATGACGACAACTACGACTACATCGTCAAGAATGGGGAGAAATGGATGGACCGCTACGAGATCGACTCCTTGATAGGCAAAGGCTCATTTGGACAG GTTGTAAAAGCGTATGACCGTGTTGAGCAGGAGTGGGTGGCAATTAAGATCATCAAGAACAAGAAGGCTTTTCTAAATCAAGCCCAGATTGAAGTGCGGCTCCTCGAGCTCATGAACAAACATGACACGGAGATGAAGTACTACATAG ttCACCTTAAGCGCCACTTCATGTTTCGGAGCCACCTGTGCTTGGTGTTTGAGATGCTCTCCTACAACCTGTACGACCTGCTGCGGAACACCAACTTCCGCGGCGTCTCGCTCAACCTCACACGCAAGTTTGCCCAGCAGATGTGCACGGCTCTATTGTTCCTGGCCACACCCGAGCTCAGCATCATCCACTGTGACCTGAAGCCGGAGAACATCCTATTGTGCAACCCCAAGAGGAGCGCCATCAAGATCGTGGACTTTGGCAGCTCCTGCCAGCTGGGACAGAGG ATCTACCAGTACATCCAGAGTCGGTTCTACCGCTCCCCGGAGGTGTTGCTGGGCATGCCTTACGACCTGGCCATCGACATGTGGTCCCTGGGCTGCATCCTGGTGGAGATGCACACCGGAGAGCCCCTCTTTAGTGGGGCCAACGAG ATTGATCAAATGAACAAAATAGTGGAAGTGCTGGGCGTCCCTCCCAATTACATATTGGACCAGGCGCCCAAGGCCAGGAAGTTCTTTGAGAAGATGTCTGACAGTACGTGGGGTGCAAAGAAGACCAAAGATGGCAAAAGG tataaGCCGCCGGGCACTCGGAAGCTGCACAGCATCCTGGGTGTTGAGGCGGGGGGTCCTGGGGGGCGGCGGGCAGGCGAGTCTGGCCACACTGTAGCTGACTACTTGAAGTTCAAGGACCTGATCCTTCGGATGCTGGACTACGACCCCAAGAGCCGCATCCAGCCCTACTATGCCCTGCAGCACAGCTTCTTCAAGAAGACAGCAGATGAGGGGACCAACACGAGCAGCAGTGTGTCCACCAGCCCAGCGCTGGAGCAGTCCCAGTCCTCGGGAACCACCTCCAGCACCTCCTCCAGCTCAG GAGGATCGTCTGGCACAAGCACCAGTGGGCGGGCGCGCTCGGACCCCACGCATCAGCACCGGCACAGTGGAGGTCACTTCAGCGCCTCTGTGCAGGTCATGGACTGCGAAAATCTCTGCCCACAG GCGaggcagccattccctccccccgTGGGCTGGGCTGGTGGCGAAGGGGTGCAGACAGTGACGGTGGAGACCCACCCCGTCCAGGAGACCACCTTCCACGTGCCTCCCCAGGCGCCCAAAGCCATCCACCCTTTGGCCCCCGGCAACAGCTcctccacccaccaccaccatcaccacggACACCATCACCACGGACACCATCACCCTCATGGACAGCAGGGCCTGCCAGCACGGCCCCGGCCCCGCCTCTATCGCTCCCCCACCAACAGCGCCTCCACGGAGAACTCCATGGAGGTGGTGCACGGCCACCTGTCCATgacctccctgtcttcctccgcctcctcctcctccacatcttCCTCCTCCACCGGGGCCCAGGGCAACCAGGCCTACCAGTTGCGCCCGCTCCCCGCCAACGCAGCCTTGGACTTTGGCAGGAATGGGAGCATGACCATGGGACTGGGTGCCTTCTCCAACCCCAGACAAGAGACTGGAATGGCGGCCCACCCCACCTACCCCATGGGCATGAGACAGGGCATAGACAGGGAGGAGTCACCCATGGCAGGAGTCTGTGTACAGCAGAGTTCTGTCGCCAGTTCATGA
- the LOC121551393 gene encoding dual specificity tyrosine-phosphorylation-regulated kinase 1A isoform X2, whose translation MHTGGETSACKPSSVRLAPSFSFHAAGLQMAAPMPHSHQQYSERHQQTTDPSVPALPYSEQAQQSIASQRRMPQCFRDPSSAPLRKLSIDLIKTYKCINEVYYAKKKRRHQQGQGDDSSHKKERKVFNDGYDDDNYDYIVKNGEKWMDRYEIDSLIGKGSFGQVVKAYDRVEQEWVAIKIIKNKKAFLNQAQIEVRLLELMNKHDTEMKYYIVHLKRHFMFRSHLCLVFEMLSYNLYDLLRNTNFRGVSLNLTRKFAQQMCTALLFLATPELSIIHCDLKPENILLCNPKRSAIKIVDFGSSCQLGQRIYQYIQSRFYRSPEVLLGMPYDLAIDMWSLGCILVEMHTGEPLFSGANEIDQMNKIVEVLGVPPNYILDQAPKARKFFEKMSDSTWGAKKTKDGKRYKPPGTRKLHSILGVEAGGPGGRRAGESGHTVADYLKFKDLILRMLDYDPKSRIQPYYALQHSFFKKTADEGTNTSSSVSTSPALEQSQSSGTTSSTSSSSGGSSGTSTSGRARSDPTHQHRHSGGHFSASVQVMDCENLCPQARQPFPPPVGWAGGEGVQTVTVETHPVQETTFHVPPQAPKAIHPLAPGNSSSTHHHHHHGHHHHGHHHPHGQQGLPARPRPRLYRSPTNSASTENSMEVVHGHLSMTSLSSSASSSSTSSSSTGAQGNQAYQLRPLPANAALDFGRNGSMTMGLGAFSNPRQETGMAAHPTYPMGMRQGIDREESPMAGVCVQQSSVASS comes from the exons AGGCGCATGCCCCAGTGCTTTCGCGACCCGTCCTCGGCTCCCCTGAGGAAGCTCTCTATTGACCTGATCAAAACCTACAAATGTATCAATGAG GTATACTATGCAAAAAAGAAGCGGAGACACCAACAGGGCCAGGGCGACGACTCCAGTCACAAAAAGGAGAGGAAGGTCTTCAACGATGGCTACGATGACGACAACTACGACTACATCGTCAAGAATGGGGAGAAATGGATGGACCGCTACGAGATCGACTCCTTGATAGGCAAAGGCTCATTTGGACAG GTTGTAAAAGCGTATGACCGTGTTGAGCAGGAGTGGGTGGCAATTAAGATCATCAAGAACAAGAAGGCTTTTCTAAATCAAGCCCAGATTGAAGTGCGGCTCCTCGAGCTCATGAACAAACATGACACGGAGATGAAGTACTACATAG ttCACCTTAAGCGCCACTTCATGTTTCGGAGCCACCTGTGCTTGGTGTTTGAGATGCTCTCCTACAACCTGTACGACCTGCTGCGGAACACCAACTTCCGCGGCGTCTCGCTCAACCTCACACGCAAGTTTGCCCAGCAGATGTGCACGGCTCTATTGTTCCTGGCCACACCCGAGCTCAGCATCATCCACTGTGACCTGAAGCCGGAGAACATCCTATTGTGCAACCCCAAGAGGAGCGCCATCAAGATCGTGGACTTTGGCAGCTCCTGCCAGCTGGGACAGAGG ATCTACCAGTACATCCAGAGTCGGTTCTACCGCTCCCCGGAGGTGTTGCTGGGCATGCCTTACGACCTGGCCATCGACATGTGGTCCCTGGGCTGCATCCTGGTGGAGATGCACACCGGAGAGCCCCTCTTTAGTGGGGCCAACGAG ATTGATCAAATGAACAAAATAGTGGAAGTGCTGGGCGTCCCTCCCAATTACATATTGGACCAGGCGCCCAAGGCCAGGAAGTTCTTTGAGAAGATGTCTGACAGTACGTGGGGTGCAAAGAAGACCAAAGATGGCAAAAGG tataaGCCGCCGGGCACTCGGAAGCTGCACAGCATCCTGGGTGTTGAGGCGGGGGGTCCTGGGGGGCGGCGGGCAGGCGAGTCTGGCCACACTGTAGCTGACTACTTGAAGTTCAAGGACCTGATCCTTCGGATGCTGGACTACGACCCCAAGAGCCGCATCCAGCCCTACTATGCCCTGCAGCACAGCTTCTTCAAGAAGACAGCAGATGAGGGGACCAACACGAGCAGCAGTGTGTCCACCAGCCCAGCGCTGGAGCAGTCCCAGTCCTCGGGAACCACCTCCAGCACCTCCTCCAGCTCAG GAGGATCGTCTGGCACAAGCACCAGTGGGCGGGCGCGCTCGGACCCCACGCATCAGCACCGGCACAGTGGAGGTCACTTCAGCGCCTCTGTGCAGGTCATGGACTGCGAAAATCTCTGCCCACAG GCGaggcagccattccctccccccgTGGGCTGGGCTGGTGGCGAAGGGGTGCAGACAGTGACGGTGGAGACCCACCCCGTCCAGGAGACCACCTTCCACGTGCCTCCCCAGGCGCCCAAAGCCATCCACCCTTTGGCCCCCGGCAACAGCTcctccacccaccaccaccatcaccacggACACCATCACCACGGACACCATCACCCTCATGGACAGCAGGGCCTGCCAGCACGGCCCCGGCCCCGCCTCTATCGCTCCCCCACCAACAGCGCCTCCACGGAGAACTCCATGGAGGTGGTGCACGGCCACCTGTCCATgacctccctgtcttcctccgcctcctcctcctccacatcttCCTCCTCCACCGGGGCCCAGGGCAACCAGGCCTACCAGTTGCGCCCGCTCCCCGCCAACGCAGCCTTGGACTTTGGCAGGAATGGGAGCATGACCATGGGACTGGGTGCCTTCTCCAACCCCAGACAAGAGACTGGAATGGCGGCCCACCCCACCTACCCCATGGGCATGAGACAGGGCATAGACAGGGAGGAGTCACCCATGGCAGGAGTCTGTGTACAGCAGAGTTCTGTCGCCAGTTCATGA
- the LOC121551393 gene encoding dual specificity tyrosine-phosphorylation-regulated kinase 1A isoform X3: MAAPMPHSHQQYSERHQQTTDPSVPALPYSEQAQQSIASQVTPDVVMLQRRMPQCFRDPSSAPLRKLSIDLIKTYKCINEVYYAKKKRRHQQGQGDDSSHKKERKVFNDGYDDDNYDYIVKNGEKWMDRYEIDSLIGKGSFGQVVKAYDRVEQEWVAIKIIKNKKAFLNQAQIEVRLLELMNKHDTEMKYYIVHLKRHFMFRSHLCLVFEMLSYNLYDLLRNTNFRGVSLNLTRKFAQQMCTALLFLATPELSIIHCDLKPENILLCNPKRSAIKIVDFGSSCQLGQRIYQYIQSRFYRSPEVLLGMPYDLAIDMWSLGCILVEMHTGEPLFSGANEIDQMNKIVEVLGVPPNYILDQAPKARKFFEKMSDSTWGAKKTKDGKRYKPPGTRKLHSILGVEAGGPGGRRAGESGHTVADYLKFKDLILRMLDYDPKSRIQPYYALQHSFFKKTADEGTNTSSSVSTSPALEQSQSSGTTSSTSSSSGGSSGTSTSGRARSDPTHQHRHSGGHFSASVQVMDCENLCPQARQPFPPPVGWAGGEGVQTVTVETHPVQETTFHVPPQAPKAIHPLAPGNSSSTHHHHHHGHHHHGHHHPHGQQGLPARPRPRLYRSPTNSASTENSMEVVHGHLSMTSLSSSASSSSTSSSSTGAQGNQAYQLRPLPANAALDFGRNGSMTMGLGAFSNPRQETGMAAHPTYPMGMRQGIDREESPMAGVCVQQSSVASS, encoded by the exons GTGACCCCTGATGTTGTCATGTTACAGAGGCGCATGCCCCAGTGCTTTCGCGACCCGTCCTCGGCTCCCCTGAGGAAGCTCTCTATTGACCTGATCAAAACCTACAAATGTATCAATGAG GTATACTATGCAAAAAAGAAGCGGAGACACCAACAGGGCCAGGGCGACGACTCCAGTCACAAAAAGGAGAGGAAGGTCTTCAACGATGGCTACGATGACGACAACTACGACTACATCGTCAAGAATGGGGAGAAATGGATGGACCGCTACGAGATCGACTCCTTGATAGGCAAAGGCTCATTTGGACAG GTTGTAAAAGCGTATGACCGTGTTGAGCAGGAGTGGGTGGCAATTAAGATCATCAAGAACAAGAAGGCTTTTCTAAATCAAGCCCAGATTGAAGTGCGGCTCCTCGAGCTCATGAACAAACATGACACGGAGATGAAGTACTACATAG ttCACCTTAAGCGCCACTTCATGTTTCGGAGCCACCTGTGCTTGGTGTTTGAGATGCTCTCCTACAACCTGTACGACCTGCTGCGGAACACCAACTTCCGCGGCGTCTCGCTCAACCTCACACGCAAGTTTGCCCAGCAGATGTGCACGGCTCTATTGTTCCTGGCCACACCCGAGCTCAGCATCATCCACTGTGACCTGAAGCCGGAGAACATCCTATTGTGCAACCCCAAGAGGAGCGCCATCAAGATCGTGGACTTTGGCAGCTCCTGCCAGCTGGGACAGAGG ATCTACCAGTACATCCAGAGTCGGTTCTACCGCTCCCCGGAGGTGTTGCTGGGCATGCCTTACGACCTGGCCATCGACATGTGGTCCCTGGGCTGCATCCTGGTGGAGATGCACACCGGAGAGCCCCTCTTTAGTGGGGCCAACGAG ATTGATCAAATGAACAAAATAGTGGAAGTGCTGGGCGTCCCTCCCAATTACATATTGGACCAGGCGCCCAAGGCCAGGAAGTTCTTTGAGAAGATGTCTGACAGTACGTGGGGTGCAAAGAAGACCAAAGATGGCAAAAGG tataaGCCGCCGGGCACTCGGAAGCTGCACAGCATCCTGGGTGTTGAGGCGGGGGGTCCTGGGGGGCGGCGGGCAGGCGAGTCTGGCCACACTGTAGCTGACTACTTGAAGTTCAAGGACCTGATCCTTCGGATGCTGGACTACGACCCCAAGAGCCGCATCCAGCCCTACTATGCCCTGCAGCACAGCTTCTTCAAGAAGACAGCAGATGAGGGGACCAACACGAGCAGCAGTGTGTCCACCAGCCCAGCGCTGGAGCAGTCCCAGTCCTCGGGAACCACCTCCAGCACCTCCTCCAGCTCAG GAGGATCGTCTGGCACAAGCACCAGTGGGCGGGCGCGCTCGGACCCCACGCATCAGCACCGGCACAGTGGAGGTCACTTCAGCGCCTCTGTGCAGGTCATGGACTGCGAAAATCTCTGCCCACAG GCGaggcagccattccctccccccgTGGGCTGGGCTGGTGGCGAAGGGGTGCAGACAGTGACGGTGGAGACCCACCCCGTCCAGGAGACCACCTTCCACGTGCCTCCCCAGGCGCCCAAAGCCATCCACCCTTTGGCCCCCGGCAACAGCTcctccacccaccaccaccatcaccacggACACCATCACCACGGACACCATCACCCTCATGGACAGCAGGGCCTGCCAGCACGGCCCCGGCCCCGCCTCTATCGCTCCCCCACCAACAGCGCCTCCACGGAGAACTCCATGGAGGTGGTGCACGGCCACCTGTCCATgacctccctgtcttcctccgcctcctcctcctccacatcttCCTCCTCCACCGGGGCCCAGGGCAACCAGGCCTACCAGTTGCGCCCGCTCCCCGCCAACGCAGCCTTGGACTTTGGCAGGAATGGGAGCATGACCATGGGACTGGGTGCCTTCTCCAACCCCAGACAAGAGACTGGAATGGCGGCCCACCCCACCTACCCCATGGGCATGAGACAGGGCATAGACAGGGAGGAGTCACCCATGGCAGGAGTCTGTGTACAGCAGAGTTCTGTCGCCAGTTCATGA